In the Candidatus Brocadiia bacterium genome, one interval contains:
- the leuS gene encoding leucine--tRNA ligase has product MKYDFNTVEKRWREYWTKTGLFNTNPNPTKKFYMLEMFAYPSGDIHIGHFRNYTIGDAYARYKKMSGCDVMHPFGWDAFGLPAEEAAIKHKLHPREWTLNNINTSRDTLKTLSISYDWNREVITCLPDYYKWTQWIFTVLHKRGLAYQADSLVNWCPSCKTVLANEQVENDGTCWRCHSIVAKRNLKQWFFRITDYAERLLKDIDKLTQWPENIKAMQRNWIGRSEGTEIVFPIPDQEYRLLVFTTRIDTVFGVTFVSIAPEHPLALKITNPQNKPAVEAYIKKTSGKTDWERSAEGEKDGVFTGTYALNPLSGEKIPIWVADYVLPHYGTGAVMAVPAHDQRDFEFAKKYNLTVKIVINPKNGKLDEPLKEAYAELGVMANSGQFSGLTSEQGIARITEFLIQKIQGKKKVNYRLRDWLISRQRYWGAPIPMIHCAKCGTVPVSESNLPVLLPDDVKDFIPKGRSPLADVPTFINTKCPKCAGPAQRDPDTMDTFVCSSWYHLRYSDPRNDKQPFSKEAVNKWLPIDLYVGGAEHACGHLIYFRFITKVLFDEGWLKFDEPAARLFNHGMVLDEKGEVMSKSKGNVISPADLIRQDGVDVARIAMFFAAPSEAEILWNDSGIVGARRFVARLSELIQSTSDIKKDASLDDTKHLVSLAEMDKLYQKLNQTIKRVTEGIENLHYNTAISAIMELVNHMYEIKNLLRHPTRTADYSALENLMAKASRTIILLVAPFTPHLAEQLWESIGERPSVFNHKFPGYNPEALKSKETELVIQINGKIRSRITVPAEMPEVEVKALVLADEKIVQILKDTQPRNVIIVPGKLVNIVI; this is encoded by the coding sequence ATGAAGTACGATTTTAATACCGTTGAGAAGCGCTGGCGGGAATACTGGACCAAAACCGGGTTATTCAATACCAACCCGAACCCGACCAAGAAATTTTATATGCTGGAAATGTTCGCCTATCCTTCGGGCGATATCCACATCGGCCATTTCCGAAATTACACCATCGGCGACGCCTATGCCCGCTACAAAAAAATGTCCGGATGCGACGTAATGCACCCGTTCGGATGGGATGCTTTTGGATTGCCGGCCGAAGAAGCGGCTATAAAGCATAAACTCCATCCCAGGGAATGGACGCTTAACAACATTAACACTTCCCGCGATACGCTTAAAACACTGTCTATCAGCTACGATTGGAACCGAGAAGTAATCACCTGCCTACCGGATTATTACAAGTGGACACAATGGATTTTTACGGTGCTTCATAAACGCGGGCTGGCCTACCAGGCCGATTCGCTGGTCAACTGGTGCCCGTCCTGCAAAACGGTCCTGGCTAACGAGCAGGTAGAAAATGACGGCACCTGTTGGCGCTGCCACTCAATAGTCGCTAAAAGGAATCTTAAACAATGGTTCTTCCGCATCACCGATTATGCCGAACGCCTGCTGAAGGACATAGATAAACTAACCCAGTGGCCGGAGAACATCAAAGCCATGCAACGCAACTGGATCGGCCGGAGTGAAGGAACAGAAATAGTATTTCCTATCCCTGACCAAGAATATCGGCTTCTGGTATTTACTACGCGTATCGATACTGTTTTCGGGGTAACCTTCGTATCCATCGCGCCGGAACACCCGCTGGCCCTAAAAATCACCAACCCACAGAATAAACCGGCGGTCGAGGCATATATCAAGAAAACATCCGGTAAAACCGACTGGGAACGCTCGGCCGAGGGCGAGAAAGACGGCGTTTTTACCGGCACCTATGCGCTGAACCCGCTTTCGGGAGAAAAGATTCCCATCTGGGTGGCGGATTATGTTCTACCCCATTACGGCACCGGAGCGGTCATGGCCGTACCGGCTCACGACCAGCGTGATTTTGAGTTTGCCAAAAAATATAATCTAACCGTCAAAATTGTCATCAACCCCAAGAACGGAAAACTGGACGAGCCGCTCAAAGAAGCTTATGCTGAACTCGGCGTTATGGCCAACAGCGGTCAGTTCAGCGGGCTGACATCAGAACAGGGCATCGCCAGAATCACCGAATTCTTGATCCAGAAAATCCAGGGGAAAAAGAAGGTCAATTACCGCTTGCGCGACTGGCTGATATCACGCCAGCGATACTGGGGCGCACCGATACCAATGATTCACTGCGCTAAGTGCGGCACAGTTCCGGTGTCGGAAAGTAATTTGCCGGTTCTCCTGCCCGATGATGTCAAGGATTTTATTCCCAAAGGCCGTTCGCCGCTGGCCGACGTACCGACATTCATTAATACCAAATGCCCCAAATGCGCCGGCCCAGCCCAACGGGACCCGGACACAATGGATACCTTTGTCTGCTCGTCCTGGTACCATCTGAGATATTCCGACCCGCGCAATGATAAACAACCATTCAGCAAGGAAGCGGTAAACAAGTGGCTGCCCATAGACCTGTATGTCGGCGGCGCTGAACACGCCTGCGGCCATCTGATATATTTCCGGTTTATCACCAAAGTGCTCTTTGATGAGGGCTGGCTCAAGTTCGACGAACCAGCCGCCCGCCTCTTTAATCACGGCATGGTCCTGGACGAAAAAGGCGAGGTTATGTCCAAATCCAAAGGCAACGTGATCTCGCCGGCTGACCTCATCCGTCAAGACGGCGTAGACGTAGCCCGGATTGCCATGTTCTTTGCCGCGCCGTCCGAGGCAGAAATACTCTGGAACGATAGCGGTATCGTAGGCGCCCGGCGCTTCGTGGCCCGCCTGTCCGAATTGATTCAATCAACATCGGATATCAAGAAAGATGCTTCCCTGGACGATACTAAACACCTGGTCAGCCTGGCCGAGATGGATAAATTATACCAGAAACTAAACCAAACCATTAAGCGGGTAACCGAAGGTATCGAAAACCTCCATTATAACACGGCTATAAGCGCAATTATGGAACTGGTTAACCATATGTATGAAATAAAAAACCTGCTCCGCCACCCAACCCGGACGGCTGATTATTCGGCGCTGGAAAACCTTATGGCCAAAGCATCTCGAACCATAATCCTGCTGGTTGCCCCATTCACGCCGCATCTGGCCGAACAGTTATGGGAGTCTATCGGCGAGCGGCCCAGCGTATTTAACCATAAATTCCCCGGATACAACCCGGAAGCCCTTAAATCCAAAGAGACTGAACTGGTTATTCAGATAAACGGGAAAATCCGGAGCCGGATTACCGTTCCGGCCGAGATGCCCGAAGTTGAGGTGAAAGCCCTAGTTTTGGCCGATGAGAAAATAGTTCAGATTCTCAAAGACACCCAACCGCGTAATGTCATCATCGTGCCGGGGAAACTGGTCAACATTGTGATATAA
- a CDS encoding non-canonical purine NTP pyrophosphatase translates to MQIVIGTKNKGKIREINSIYRQWLGKRASPFRLIPLNTFPNVPDVQETGRTYLDNARKKALCWARYTNRIVLAEDSGIEIETLNWRPGIYSARFASKDMHHNATDKENHSKLLAELAGLRRNKRRARYCCTAVLACPEDSVRRAHPSKGILFEAEGICYGYIAQKPAGSKGFGYDPVFCPEKKAYASKTFGQLPAYIKNRLSHRGKAIRKIFQELSKILDTALKPH, encoded by the coding sequence ATGCAAATCGTCATCGGAACCAAAAATAAAGGCAAAATACGCGAAATCAATTCCATCTACCGCCAGTGGCTGGGGAAAAGAGCTTCTCCTTTCCGGCTAATACCGTTAAATACTTTTCCAAATGTTCCGGATGTTCAGGAAACCGGCCGCACCTATCTTGATAACGCCCGTAAAAAAGCGCTATGCTGGGCCAGATACACCAACCGGATAGTTTTAGCCGAAGATTCCGGGATAGAAATTGAGACCCTAAACTGGCGCCCCGGCATTTACTCCGCCCGGTTTGCATCAAAAGATATGCATCATAATGCCACCGACAAAGAAAACCACTCTAAACTTCTGGCTGAACTGGCCGGGCTGAGGCGAAACAAACGCCGGGCGCGCTACTGCTGTACAGCAGTCCTGGCTTGTCCTGAGGACTCAGTCCGAAGGGCCCATCCATCAAAAGGCATCCTTTTTGAAGCGGAAGGAATTTGTTATGGCTATATAGCACAAAAGCCCGCCGGTTCAAAAGGTTTCGGATATGACCCCGTATTCTGTCCGGAAAAGAAAGCTTACGCATCTAAGACATTCGGCCAGCTGCCGGCATACATCAAGAATCGGCTCAGCCATCGGGGCAAAGCCATCAGAAAAATATTCCAAGAATTATCTAAAATCCTTGACACTGCTTTAAAACCACACTAA
- the secE gene encoding preprotein translocase subunit SecE, which yields MNLSFYKKGQGMISRIAAWIFLGAFAMFGSISLYIFIPKEDMSVDPPMATFWGKELLKIPFFDVTIVLGLIISLVFFAVLLFLIYLLIINKPSNADYLIETEYELRKVSWPPSYEYWGSSVAVIISVVTMAMFLVVIDLVWSKVMQLIKLQ from the coding sequence ATGAACTTATCGTTTTACAAAAAAGGCCAGGGAATGATATCGCGCATCGCGGCCTGGATATTCCTCGGCGCGTTTGCCATGTTCGGAAGCATCTCGCTTTATATATTTATCCCCAAAGAGGATATGTCGGTTGACCCGCCGATGGCAACATTTTGGGGCAAGGAACTCTTGAAAATCCCCTTCTTTGACGTAACCATCGTTCTGGGGCTGATTATCTCTCTGGTGTTTTTTGCCGTCCTGCTCTTTTTAATCTACCTGCTTATCATCAATAAACCCAGTAACGCCGATTACCTGATTGAAACCGAATATGAACTGCGCAAAGTTTCCTGGCCGCCTTCATATGAATACTGGGGCTCATCGGTAGCCGTAATTATCTCGGTAGTAACTATGGCCATGTTCCTGGTAGTCATTGATTTAGTCTGGTCCAAGGTAATGCAACTTATAAAACTTCAATAG
- the nusG gene encoding transcription termination/antitermination protein NusG, which produces MKKWYVLRVQVGKEANGKEALERKIQTHSLDQSITKILVPKEKVTEIRSGKKKIVERKLYPGYLIVEMELNDQTWLAVRETPGIGDFLGGRKPIPMSQPEIDRMLMSGSTGPEAEKPIIKIAFKKGENVHIKEGPFENFNGTIEEIIPTKGMVKVIITIFGRATSVELEHWQVEAT; this is translated from the coding sequence ATGAAAAAGTGGTACGTTTTAAGGGTTCAGGTGGGCAAAGAAGCTAACGGGAAAGAAGCCCTGGAAAGAAAGATTCAAACTCATTCCCTGGACCAATCCATTACTAAAATCCTGGTGCCCAAGGAAAAGGTCACCGAAATCCGCAGCGGCAAGAAAAAAATAGTCGAACGCAAGCTCTATCCGGGCTACCTGATTGTCGAAATGGAATTGAACGACCAGACCTGGCTGGCCGTACGCGAAACACCGGGTATCGGCGATTTCCTAGGCGGACGCAAGCCCATCCCCATGTCACAACCGGAAATAGACCGTATGCTTATGTCCGGCTCAACCGGCCCCGAAGCGGAAAAACCAATAATCAAGATTGCCTTTAAGAAAGGTGAAAATGTCCATATCAAAGAAGGGCCTTTCGAGAATTTTAACGGCACTATTGAAGAAATCATTCCGACCAAGGGAATGGTTAAGGTTATCATCACTATCTTCGGCCGGGCCACTTCCGTGGAATTGGAACACTGGCAGGTAGAAGCCACCTAA
- the gltA gene encoding NADPH-dependent glutamate synthase, with the protein MTEENKPKPKEKIPRQKGSEQRPLDRVRNFDEVPFGFTPELALKEASRCLQCKRPICVKGCPVEVNIPAFIKLISEGKYAEAAYKIKETNTLPAVCGRVCPQEGQCEKECILSKKGDAVAIGALERFVADYERKNNLVKVPDIADKKNRMVAIVGAGPAGLTCAGDLALKGYDVTIFEALHKGGGVLVYGIPEFRLPKEIVRTEIDYLKLLGVKIEFNMLIGKVATIDNLFNEGFKAAFVGTGAGLPLFMNIPGENLNGVYSANEYLTRSNLMKAYLFPEYDTPIARGKHVAVFGGGNVAMDSARTALRLGAEKVYIVYRRSDAEMPARQEEIHHAREEGIDFQLLTNPVAILGNSDGWVRAIKCIRMELGEPDESGRRKPVPIKGSEFEMPVDTVIVSIGNGPNPLLLKATPDIKLNKWGNIDADESTLATSKKGVYAGGDIVTGAATVIQAMGQGKIASRSIDKFLTA; encoded by the coding sequence ATGACAGAAGAAAATAAACCTAAGCCCAAGGAAAAGATACCGCGGCAGAAGGGTTCCGAACAGCGGCCGCTGGACCGGGTTCGTAACTTCGATGAGGTGCCGTTTGGGTTCACGCCGGAACTGGCGTTAAAAGAGGCGTCGCGCTGTTTACAGTGCAAGCGTCCGATCTGCGTCAAGGGTTGTCCGGTAGAAGTGAATATTCCCGCATTCATAAAGCTTATATCCGAAGGCAAATACGCCGAGGCGGCTTACAAGATAAAAGAGACCAACACCTTACCGGCAGTCTGCGGCCGGGTTTGTCCGCAGGAAGGGCAGTGCGAAAAGGAATGCATCCTGTCTAAGAAAGGCGATGCCGTGGCCATCGGTGCGCTGGAACGGTTTGTAGCCGATTACGAGCGCAAGAATAATCTGGTCAAGGTGCCGGATATCGCGGACAAAAAGAACCGCATGGTGGCCATTGTCGGCGCCGGCCCGGCTGGTCTGACCTGCGCCGGCGACCTGGCTCTTAAAGGTTACGACGTGACCATATTCGAGGCGCTCCATAAAGGCGGCGGCGTGCTGGTTTACGGCATCCCGGAATTCCGTCTGCCCAAGGAAATCGTCCGGACCGAGATTGATTACCTGAAACTGCTGGGCGTAAAGATAGAGTTCAATATGCTCATCGGCAAGGTTGCCACCATAGATAACTTGTTTAACGAAGGCTTTAAGGCGGCGTTTGTCGGCACCGGCGCCGGATTGCCGTTGTTTATGAATATCCCGGGTGAGAACCTTAATGGCGTCTATTCGGCCAATGAATACCTGACACGTTCGAACCTGATGAAGGCGTATCTATTCCCGGAATATGATACGCCCATTGCCAGGGGCAAGCATGTGGCTGTGTTCGGCGGCGGTAACGTGGCCATGGACTCGGCCCGGACGGCGTTGCGGTTGGGCGCGGAGAAGGTTTACATCGTCTACCGGCGCTCGGACGCCGAGATGCCGGCCCGTCAGGAAGAAATCCACCACGCCCGCGAAGAAGGAATTGATTTTCAACTGCTGACTAACCCGGTGGCCATCCTGGGCAATTCGGATGGATGGGTCCGGGCTATCAAATGCATCCGTATGGAATTGGGCGAGCCGGACGAATCAGGCCGCCGAAAACCAGTTCCGATTAAGGGCTCGGAATTCGAGATGCCGGTAGATACGGTCATCGTTTCCATCGGCAACGGACCAAACCCGTTGCTTCTTAAGGCCACGCCGGATATCAAGCTTAATAAGTGGGGTAATATCGATGCCGATGAATCAACCCTGGCTACCAGCAAGAAGGGTGTCTATGCCGGAGGCGATATCGTTACCGGCGCGGCTACGGTGATTCAGGCCATGGGCCAGGGCAAGATTGCATCCAGGTCCATTGATAAATTCCTGACGGCTTGA
- a CDS encoding sulfide/dihydroorotate dehydrogenase-like FAD/NAD-binding protein gives MFKILSREQFSDCVYRTVLEAPRIAGSRKAGQFVVIRVDEEGERIPLTICDADPVKGTVTIVYQAVGKSTMKLSRLNQGEYVTDLVGPLGRATHIEKFGTVACIGGGIGIAPVHPIAQAMRQTGNKVISIIGARSKNLLILEKEMRAASDELIVGTDDGSYGKKGFTSDMLKEVVRRGEKIDLVVAIGPVPMMKVICNVTKEYSLKTLVSLNPLMLDATGMCGVCRVTVGGKTQFACVDGPEFDGHQVDFDELSKRLKTYIKDEKVALERYLHKPSCIDLAIEAQRQAK, from the coding sequence ATGTTTAAGATTTTGTCACGGGAGCAATTTTCCGACTGCGTATACCGGACGGTGCTGGAGGCGCCCCGGATTGCCGGGTCCCGTAAGGCAGGGCAATTCGTGGTTATCAGGGTAGACGAGGAAGGTGAGCGGATACCTCTGACTATTTGCGATGCCGACCCGGTTAAGGGAACCGTGACAATAGTTTACCAGGCAGTTGGTAAATCCACCATGAAGCTGTCCCGCCTTAACCAGGGTGAATATGTTACGGATTTGGTCGGTCCATTGGGTCGGGCGACACATATTGAGAAATTTGGGACCGTGGCTTGCATCGGCGGCGGTATAGGCATCGCGCCGGTCCATCCCATTGCCCAAGCCATGCGCCAGACCGGTAATAAGGTCATTTCCATCATTGGGGCGCGCTCCAAGAACTTATTGATACTGGAAAAGGAAATGCGGGCCGCATCGGATGAATTGATAGTTGGAACGGATGACGGTTCTTACGGCAAAAAAGGGTTTACTTCTGATATGCTTAAGGAAGTCGTTAGGCGTGGTGAAAAGATTGATTTAGTGGTGGCCATCGGGCCGGTGCCGATGATGAAGGTTATTTGTAATGTAACCAAGGAGTATAGTTTGAAAACTCTGGTTTCGCTTAATCCGCTTATGCTTGACGCCACCGGGATGTGCGGCGTCTGCCGGGTGACGGTGGGTGGCAAGACCCAATTTGCCTGCGTGGATGGCCCGGAATTCGACGGACACCAGGTTGACTTTGACGAGTTATCAAAGCGGTTGAAGACTTACATTAAGGATGAAAAGGTGGCTCTGGAACGTTACCTGCATAAACCGAGTTGCATTGACCTGGCCATTGAAGCGCAGAGACAGGCGAAGTAG
- a CDS encoding O-acetyl-ADP-ribose deacetylase: protein MANIISVVKGDITHQEVDAIVNAANTTLLGGGGVDGAIHRAAGPELLAECKTLGGCRTGQAKITKGYNLPAKWVIHTVGPAWDGGKHNEDEFLAQCYRNSLILAVKHGIKTIVFPSISTGAYRFPLERAAPIAVSEITKFLDHDKTIERVIIACFDDITYNAYLTAVKVIKQG from the coding sequence ATGGCAAACATAATATCTGTTGTTAAGGGCGATATCACCCATCAGGAGGTAGACGCCATTGTTAATGCCGCTAATACGACACTTCTAGGCGGCGGTGGTGTGGACGGCGCCATCCACCGGGCGGCTGGGCCGGAACTGCTGGCCGAATGCAAGACCCTCGGCGGCTGCCGGACCGGACAGGCCAAAATAACCAAAGGATATAACTTGCCCGCAAAGTGGGTGATACATACGGTCGGACCGGCCTGGGACGGCGGCAAACACAATGAGGATGAATTCCTGGCCCAGTGTTATCGCAACAGCCTGATTCTGGCTGTCAAGCACGGGATAAAGACCATTGTCTTCCCTTCCATCAGCACCGGTGCATACAGGTTTCCGCTGGAGCGGGCCGCTCCGATCGCCGTGTCGGAGATAACTAAATTTTTGGATCATGATAAAACCATTGAGCGGGTAATCATCGCCTGTTTTGATGATATCACATACAATGCATATCTGACAGCTGTAAAAGTTATTAAACAGGGATAA
- a CDS encoding C1 family peptidase has protein sequence MLKTPGVLSDELLSKYHTVVNSDPLVRMARNAVTKTALPEVAINRDVVAGTDFTFSHTTKVGTITNQMASGRCWMFAALNTMRVRAMKKMNLANFELSQSYPFFFDKLEKANYFLENIIETRDEHIHSRIVMWLLAGPLSDGGQWDMFANLIKRYGAVPKTVMPESFNSSNSGHVNYYVTLKLREDAKILRQMHRKGASVFQLRARKEDMMSEIYRMLVVYFGEPPKQFSWQYRDKKDKFHREPKPMTSQSFYKEYVNIDMDDMASLINCPTSDKPYNKMYTVKYLGNVRGGDIVRYLNVDIETIKEAAIKAIKAGQPVWFGCDVGKMLQRDIGIMDTKMFELDKLLGTRFGMDKAERVDYGDSLMTHAMVFTGVNLVNGKPTKWKVENSWSDKVGDKGFFVMSDDWFNEYMYQVVVSKKYLSPKLINIYKEKPVVLNPWDPMGSLAIMR, from the coding sequence ATGTTAAAAACACCAGGCGTATTGAGTGATGAACTGTTAAGTAAATACCATACGGTAGTTAATTCCGACCCGCTGGTTCGGATGGCCCGCAACGCCGTGACCAAGACGGCTTTGCCCGAGGTGGCCATCAACCGCGACGTGGTAGCCGGGACCGACTTTACGTTTTCGCACACCACCAAGGTAGGGACTATTACCAATCAGATGGCCAGCGGCCGGTGCTGGATGTTTGCGGCCTTGAACACTATGCGGGTCCGGGCTATGAAGAAGATGAACCTGGCCAACTTCGAGTTGTCCCAGAGTTATCCGTTTTTCTTCGACAAGCTGGAAAAGGCCAACTATTTCCTGGAGAATATCATCGAGACGCGCGACGAACACATCCACAGCCGGATAGTCATGTGGTTATTGGCCGGGCCGTTGAGTGATGGCGGGCAGTGGGATATGTTTGCCAACCTGATAAAGCGTTACGGCGCGGTGCCCAAAACGGTCATGCCTGAAAGTTTTAACAGTAGCAACTCCGGGCACGTCAACTACTATGTCACTCTGAAATTGCGCGAAGACGCCAAAATATTGAGGCAGATGCACCGGAAGGGCGCTTCGGTATTCCAACTTAGGGCCCGGAAGGAAGATATGATGTCAGAAATATACCGGATGCTGGTGGTTTATTTCGGCGAGCCGCCAAAACAGTTCAGCTGGCAATACCGCGACAAGAAGGATAAATTCCACCGGGAACCGAAGCCAATGACGTCCCAGAGTTTCTATAAGGAATATGTCAATATCGATATGGACGATATGGCCAGCCTGATAAACTGCCCGACGTCCGACAAGCCATATAATAAGATGTATACGGTCAAGTATCTGGGTAATGTCCGGGGCGGGGATATTGTTCGTTATCTTAACGTTGATATCGAAACGATTAAAGAGGCGGCGATAAAGGCAATCAAGGCTGGACAGCCGGTTTGGTTCGGTTGCGACGTGGGCAAGATGCTGCAGCGCGATATCGGTATTATGGATACGAAAATGTTTGAGCTGGATAAACTGCTGGGCACCAGATTTGGGATGGATAAGGCCGAGCGGGTGGATTACGGCGACAGCCTGATGACCCACGCCATGGTTTTTACCGGCGTTAACCTGGTTAACGGCAAGCCGACCAAATGGAAGGTGGAAAACTCCTGGAGCGATAAGGTCGGCGATAAGGGATTTTTCGTGATGAGCGACGACTGGTTCAACGAGTATATGTATCAGGTGGTTGTGTCCAAGAAATACCTGTCGCCTAAACTCATTAATATATACAAAGAAAAGCCGGTAGTTCTGAACCCCTGGGATCCGATGGGCTCGCTGGCGATAATGCGGTAA
- a CDS encoding DNA recombination protein RmuC has protein sequence MAYLLIGLIIGAAIVLAITLIYRRQAQMPPDMEALVARLKDSFGALSLDTLSKQTQMGAKELDEKKNLIDQTLGAMKSDLQNVQSVITNFEKDRKQQFGELSNQIKNTVEQTCKLQETTNQLRTALANSRARGQWGERMAEDVLRVSGFLEGVNYQKQKTIENIGSRPDFTFLMPQGLKVNMDVKFPLDNYMHCLEAESKADKDNYKAMFLKDVRKRIKEVTTRDYINPEEKTVDYVLVFIPNEQVYGFINENDTTVLDEALRNKVILCSPVTLYAILAIIRQAVDNFNMEKTASDIIALLASFGKQWDAFIKSFDRMGKKIDEAKEEFDSLLSVRKKQLERPLRQIDDLRRQKGIKELPLLDDDNNQDIDEDIN, from the coding sequence ATGGCTTATTTATTAATCGGATTGATTATTGGCGCGGCCATAGTCCTGGCTATAACGCTGATTTACCGGCGCCAGGCGCAGATGCCGCCTGATATGGAAGCGCTGGTTGCCCGGCTTAAGGACTCGTTCGGAGCTCTGTCGTTGGATACATTATCAAAACAGACCCAAATGGGCGCCAAAGAGCTGGATGAGAAGAAAAACCTGATTGACCAGACGCTTGGCGCCATGAAGTCTGATTTGCAGAACGTCCAGTCGGTTATTACTAATTTCGAGAAAGACCGCAAGCAGCAATTCGGCGAGCTGTCTAATCAGATTAAGAATACGGTTGAGCAGACTTGCAAGCTTCAGGAGACTACAAATCAGCTCCGGACGGCGCTGGCTAATTCTCGGGCACGCGGTCAGTGGGGTGAACGTATGGCTGAGGATGTCCTGCGCGTTTCCGGGTTTCTGGAAGGCGTCAATTACCAAAAGCAGAAAACCATCGAGAATATCGGCTCCCGGCCGGATTTTACGTTCCTGATGCCTCAAGGGTTAAAGGTTAATATGGACGTCAAGTTTCCGTTGGATAATTACATGCATTGTCTTGAGGCTGAGTCCAAAGCGGATAAGGACAACTATAAAGCGATGTTCCTCAAGGATGTCAGGAAGCGCATAAAGGAAGTGACCACCCGGGATTACATCAACCCGGAGGAAAAGACCGTGGACTATGTGTTGGTTTTCATTCCCAACGAACAGGTCTATGGGTTTATTAATGAGAACGACACCACCGTGCTTGACGAAGCCTTGAGAAACAAGGTTATACTCTGTTCGCCCGTAACGCTTTACGCCATACTGGCCATAATCAGGCAGGCGGTGGATAATTTCAATATGGAGAAAACAGCATCAGACATCATTGCACTGCTGGCCTCTTTCGGCAAGCAGTGGGACGCGTTTATAAAGTCTTTTGACCGGATGGGCAAGAAGATTGACGAGGCTAAAGAGGAGTTTGACAGCCTGCTGTCTGTCCGCAAGAAGCAACTGGAGCGTCCTTTAAGGCAAATAGACGATTTGCGCCGGCAGAAGGGCATCAAAGAACTGCCGTTACTGGATGACGACAATAATCAGGATATTGATGAGGATATAAATTAG
- a CDS encoding sensor domain-containing diguanylate cyclase, whose translation MQLDSNDYKVLLDNLYDGVYFVDRERQIIYWNKGAERITGYTSAEVVGRRCSDNILMHIDDEGHNLCTGQCPLFHSMSECRGHEAEVFLHHKDGYRVPVSVRVSPLRDKSGNVIGAIEIFSDNTRRQDLISEVSELRRLALLDPVTELGNRHYAEIHLNTKLNEMSRYELAFGILFVDIDYFKSVNDTYGHDVGDRILKMTAKTMLNVLRPSDLVGRWGGDEFVIIVPNVDQEHLYSIAHKLRAFVEQSSFSIGNNTVKVTVSIGATIARTGDTMESLVKRADKLVYRSKSDGRNRVTTCAVAEVS comes from the coding sequence ATGCAATTAGACAGTAACGATTATAAGGTTCTGCTGGACAACCTCTACGACGGCGTATATTTCGTGGACCGGGAGCGCCAGATTATTTATTGGAACAAGGGCGCCGAGCGGATTACCGGATATACCAGCGCCGAGGTGGTTGGTAGACGCTGTTCGGACAATATCCTGATGCATATTGATGATGAAGGCCATAACCTGTGCACCGGCCAGTGTCCGCTGTTCCACAGTATGTCCGAATGCCGGGGGCATGAGGCCGAGGTGTTCCTGCATCACAAAGACGGCTACCGGGTGCCGGTGTCGGTCCGGGTTTCTCCTCTCCGGGACAAGTCCGGTAATGTCATCGGCGCCATCGAGATATTCAGCGATAATACCCGGCGCCAGGATTTAATCAGCGAGGTATCTGAGCTACGGCGGCTGGCGCTGCTTGACCCGGTGACAGAACTGGGCAACCGGCACTACGCCGAAATTCATCTGAACACCAAATTGAACGAGATGTCCCGCTACGAGCTGGCCTTCGGGATACTTTTTGTTGATATAGACTATTTTAAATCTGTTAACGATACCTACGGACACGACGTGGGTGACCGGATACTTAAGATGACGGCCAAGACCATGCTCAACGTTCTAAGGCCGTCCGACCTGGTCGGACGTTGGGGCGGCGACGAATTTGTCATTATAGTGCCTAACGTGGATCAGGAGCATCTTTATTCAATTGCCCATAAGCTCAGGGCTTTTGTGGAACAGTCAAGTTTTTCTATTGGTAATAACACTGTTAAGGTAACGGTTTCCATCGGCGCAACCATAGCCCGGACGGGCGATACGATGGAATCACTAGTTAAGCGGGCGGACAAGCTGGTTTACCGGAGCAAGTCGGACGGCCGTAACCGAGTGACCACCTGCGCGGTGGCGGAGGTATCATAG